Part of the Nymphalis io chromosome 8, ilAglIoxx1.1, whole genome shotgun sequence genome, atcaatttctATGACTCACATCTGCCGGGCGCATGTGGAGAtagattttaaacaaaattaaatgagaaatattttaaaaagtttttcttttattaaattaatattaaaattttatacaaataatacaattaatttcttataGCTTTATAATTCTAATTCAATTGTCTTTATAACTCGCTTTATTCGATAGTCTTAATGTGacttagaaattattttatttctaatatataaaagcatcgatgaacatattatatttttataaaatttattttttcgaaaGGAATTccttaaacttaatttttaaaaaactaaatttaacaagataatataattgaataattgtaaaaggatacaacttttatttaaattaaactttggaATACATTTCAAACATAATGAAGCAAATCTacgagtttttaataatatattcaataatatgattttaaacgGAATAAAATCATGAAGATGAATTTTCATTCTTTAATCTTTCCATATAACAGCGATAAATGAAATATACTGAACGTCTAAGTATTATCTTCAAAGcaaaaaataactttcaaacAAACACTTTATAATCGCTTTTTAAAAGTTATCATTTTAGATAAAAACGAAAGGTTTCCCAAGTATATTCTACGCAGAGAATAATCTTAGTTCTGCTTTtatctaatgattattttttcaaattattagtaTACGCAAGCGATTTCAATCAACTTAAAACagtattattgaatataaacattattagtaCTACTTATTGTCTAAACCTGAATAGCTCAACCTATCGAATATGATCTTTTAAAAGTTGCATGTCGTTTCTTCCTACAGAATTTTCTTTTGAACTTTCTCCGTGTCTGAAAACCTTTTAATCTTTCGTTATTTGTTAACGTTTCGACAATATTCGTCCATTTCTGATCTAAGTCTTCTGGTaacttatcatttattaaaattataggtttgacaaaatgaatatttttgtcTTCAGGTTTCGGGTCTCCCTTAAGAAACACAGAAGAGATTTCAGACCAATCTTTTGGTGCGTCTTCGGGTGTGCTGATTTTTGTTTCTCTGTTAGGAATAACAGATATCTCTATATTGCTATGTGACAAATCTGATGTTCGGTCGTTGATTTCGC contains:
- the LOC126770319 gene encoding uncharacterized protein LOC126770319 isoform X2, translating into MSDTSASTMNLKLNNEEERRRTGRYIAILVGISLFLLALYHAWVRRIPVVASLVVPALIMFVYVGWVLYTASRDKKRLLAAAEAALNAAMPANGEINDRTSDLSHSNIEISVIPNRETKISTPEDAPKDWSEISSVFLKGDPKPEDKNIHFVKPIILINDKLPEDLDQKWTNIVETLTNNERLKGFQTRRKFKRKFCRKKRHATFKRSYSIG
- the LOC126770319 gene encoding uncharacterized protein LOC126770319 isoform X1; translation: MSDTSASTMNLKLNNEVRSSVNLLHKEPSTVKEERRRTGRYIAILVGISLFLLALYHAWVRRIPVVASLVVPALIMFVYVGWVLYTASRDKKRLLAAAEAALNAAMPANGEINDRTSDLSHSNIEISVIPNRETKISTPEDAPKDWSEISSVFLKGDPKPEDKNIHFVKPIILINDKLPEDLDQKWTNIVETLTNNERLKGFQTRRKFKRKFCRKKRHATFKRSYSIG